From Enterococcus mediterraneensis, the proteins below share one genomic window:
- the pheT gene encoding phenylalanine--tRNA ligase subunit beta, translated as MLVSYKWLNKYLDLSAVSPKELADKMSVTGIEVEGITVPQEGLKKIVVGEVKECVPHPDSDHLSICQVDIGEEELSQIVCGAPNVKAGIKVIVALPGSRITGNVKIKKGKMRGAVSNGMICSLQEVGYADSVIPKEYAEGIYYLPEDAVNGEPVFSYLDMDDSIIELSITPNRADALSMRGVAYEVGAIYDQKPQFDDEELKEADRPASDKLSVKVTDQNDTPAYQIRIIEGVKIAPSPQWLQNLLMNEGIRPINNVVDVTNYILLLFGQPLHAFDYDKLNSKEIVVRRANDKEELVTLDGETRTLTPENIVITNGSVPVALAGVMGGLDSEITETTTTIALEAALFDSVSIRRTSKQFNLRSESSARFEKGINKGTIGEAGDVAAAMIAALAGGEVLKGHVAGSEVEVEDQHVAIKLEKINRTLGTELTTEDVDHVFDALGFPFEENEGNYQVTIPPRRWDIAIEADIIEEVARIYGYDRLPSTLPSGETVAGSLTEEQVKTRKVRRILEGSGVSEAISYALTTEEKSTSFMMKESNVTRLDWPMSEERSVLRLNLVSGLLDDVAYNTARKNQQIALYEIGRVFYQNADAKTSLPLEENHLALALSGEWQSKDWQSKAEKVDFFTLKGILENLFAMLSINEQITYRKTSDMKDLHPGRAADIFFDEEKIGFIGQVHPNVAKQYDIPETYVAELNLQYMVTTDVAKYIYQAVSKFPSVSRDIALLVKDEVENQAIVEVIRNAAGKYLTDIQLFDVYRGENIESGYQSMAYSLTFVNPEATLTDEEINRAMEKVTTSLIEKLAAEIR; from the coding sequence ATGTTAGTATCCTATAAATGGTTAAATAAATATTTAGATCTTTCGGCTGTTTCGCCAAAAGAATTGGCAGATAAAATGTCTGTGACCGGTATCGAAGTCGAAGGGATCACAGTACCGCAAGAAGGTTTGAAAAAAATCGTTGTCGGTGAAGTGAAAGAATGTGTTCCGCATCCTGATTCCGATCACTTGTCTATCTGTCAAGTGGATATCGGCGAAGAAGAATTATCACAAATCGTATGCGGTGCGCCTAACGTCAAAGCGGGCATCAAAGTGATCGTCGCATTACCAGGATCACGAATCACCGGCAACGTCAAAATCAAAAAAGGCAAAATGCGGGGAGCAGTTTCTAACGGTATGATCTGTTCTTTACAAGAAGTCGGCTATGCCGACAGCGTGATCCCAAAAGAATACGCTGAAGGAATCTATTATCTGCCTGAAGATGCAGTCAATGGCGAACCAGTTTTTTCTTATCTTGATATGGATGACAGCATCATTGAACTTTCCATCACACCAAACCGTGCGGACGCATTGAGCATGCGGGGTGTCGCTTATGAAGTCGGTGCTATCTACGATCAAAAACCGCAATTTGACGATGAAGAATTGAAAGAAGCGGATCGTCCTGCTTCAGATAAGCTGTCAGTAAAAGTCACTGATCAAAATGATACACCTGCTTATCAAATCCGCATCATCGAAGGCGTTAAGATCGCGCCAAGTCCACAATGGCTGCAAAATCTATTGATGAATGAAGGGATCCGTCCTATCAACAATGTCGTTGACGTGACCAACTATATTTTATTGTTATTCGGTCAACCGCTGCATGCTTTTGATTATGATAAATTGAACAGCAAAGAGATCGTGGTTCGCCGAGCAAATGACAAAGAAGAATTAGTGACACTTGATGGCGAAACAAGAACATTGACGCCTGAAAACATCGTGATCACCAACGGCTCTGTTCCAGTAGCTCTTGCCGGCGTGATGGGTGGACTTGATTCAGAAATAACTGAAACAACAACAACCATCGCATTAGAAGCGGCGTTGTTTGACAGTGTGTCCATTCGACGCACATCGAAACAATTCAATCTGCGTAGCGAATCTTCAGCCCGCTTTGAAAAAGGCATCAATAAAGGAACCATCGGCGAAGCCGGTGATGTAGCGGCGGCCATGATCGCGGCATTAGCAGGCGGCGAAGTTCTAAAAGGACACGTAGCAGGTTCAGAAGTTGAAGTAGAAGATCAACATGTTGCCATCAAATTAGAAAAAATCAACCGCACACTGGGTACCGAATTGACAACAGAAGATGTCGATCATGTATTTGACGCGTTAGGCTTTCCATTTGAGGAAAATGAAGGCAATTATCAAGTAACGATCCCGCCTCGTCGTTGGGACATTGCCATCGAAGCAGACATCATCGAAGAAGTGGCACGGATTTACGGCTATGATCGTTTACCTTCTACATTGCCAAGCGGCGAAACAGTTGCGGGAAGTCTGACAGAAGAACAAGTGAAGACCCGCAAAGTTCGTCGTATCCTTGAAGGCTCCGGTGTTTCTGAAGCAATCAGCTATGCGTTGACAACGGAAGAAAAATCGACATCTTTCATGATGAAAGAAAGCAATGTAACACGTTTAGATTGGCCAATGAGTGAAGAACGTTCTGTTCTGCGCCTGAATCTTGTCAGCGGATTGTTGGATGATGTAGCTTACAATACTGCTCGTAAAAACCAACAGATCGCGTTATATGAGATCGGTCGTGTGTTCTATCAAAATGCGGACGCAAAAACCAGCTTGCCATTGGAAGAAAACCATTTGGCGTTGGCATTGTCTGGTGAATGGCAAAGTAAAGATTGGCAAAGCAAAGCAGAGAAAGTTGATTTCTTTACATTGAAAGGAATCTTGGAAAACTTGTTTGCGATGTTGTCGATCAACGAACAGATCACATATCGCAAAACAAGTGACATGAAAGATCTGCATCCTGGAAGAGCCGCTGACATTTTCTTTGATGAAGAAAAAATCGGATTTATCGGCCAAGTCCATCCAAATGTCGCAAAACAATATGATATTCCAGAAACCTATGTGGCGGAATTGAATTTGCAATATATGGTAACGACAGATGTCGCAAAATATATCTATCAAGCTGTTTCCAAATTCCCTTCTGTCAGCCGCGATATCGCTTTACTAGTAAAAGACGAAGTGGAAAATCAAGCGATCGTTGAAGTCATCAGAAATGCTGCTGGAAAATATTTGACAGATATCCAATTGTTTGATGTTTACCGTGGAGAAAATATCGAATCAGGCTATCAATCAATGGCCTACAGCCTGACATTCGTCAATCCAGAAGCCACATTGACTGATGAAGAGATCAATCGTGCGATGGAAAAAGTAACAACCAGCTTAATAGAAAAATTAGCTGCTGAG
- the pheS gene encoding phenylalanine--tRNA ligase subunit alpha: MSLQDKLEALKQETVAKIDAAQDLKALNQIRVETLGKKGPITEVLRGMKDLSAEERPKVGSFANEIRDELTAKIEEKKIELEKAELDRTLAAESIDITLPGKAVKQGVRHVLTQIMEEIEDIFIGMGYQVVEGSEVESDHYNFERMNLPKDHPARDMQDTFYISDEVLIRTHTSPVQARTMEKHDFSKGPLRMISPGKVFRRDTDDATHSHQFHQIEGLVVDKNITMADLKGTLEVMMKKMFGEDREIRLRPSYFPFTEPSVEVDVSCFKCGGAGCNVCKYTGWIEILGAGMVHPNVLRMSGIDPEVYSGFAFGLGPDRVAMLRYGVNDIRNFYQNDLRFLGQFKGE, encoded by the coding sequence ATGTCTTTACAGGATAAACTGGAAGCGTTGAAGCAGGAAACAGTAGCGAAGATCGATGCAGCGCAAGATTTAAAAGCGTTGAATCAAATTCGTGTGGAAACACTTGGAAAGAAAGGTCCTATCACAGAAGTTTTACGAGGAATGAAAGATCTGTCAGCAGAGGAACGGCCAAAAGTCGGCAGTTTTGCAAATGAGATCCGTGATGAATTGACCGCAAAAATCGAAGAAAAGAAAATTGAACTGGAAAAAGCGGAACTTGACCGTACACTAGCGGCGGAAAGTATCGATATCACATTACCAGGCAAAGCAGTCAAACAAGGTGTCCGCCATGTATTGACGCAGATCATGGAAGAAATCGAAGATATTTTTATCGGTATGGGTTATCAAGTAGTGGAAGGTTCAGAAGTGGAATCCGATCATTACAACTTTGAACGGATGAACTTGCCAAAAGACCACCCAGCACGAGATATGCAAGATACTTTTTATATTTCCGATGAAGTACTGATCAGAACCCATACATCTCCTGTTCAAGCTCGAACGATGGAAAAACACGACTTTTCAAAAGGTCCTTTGCGAATGATCTCACCTGGGAAAGTTTTCCGTCGGGATACCGATGACGCTACTCACAGCCACCAATTCCATCAAATCGAAGGATTGGTCGTAGACAAAAATATCACGATGGCGGATCTAAAAGGAACATTGGAAGTAATGATGAAAAAAATGTTTGGGGAAGATCGCGAGATCCGTTTGCGTCCAAGTTACTTCCCATTCACTGAACCATCCGTGGAAGTTGATGTCAGCTGTTTCAAATGCGGCGGTGCCGGCTGTAATGTCTGCAAATACACCGGCTGGATCGAGATCTTAGGTGCCGGTATGGTCCATCCGAACGTCTTGCGGATGTCTGGAATCGACCCTGAAGTATACAGCGGATTCGCATTCGGCTTAGGTCCGGATCGAGTAGCGATGCTGCGTTACGGTGTCAATGATATCCGTAATTTCTATCAAAATGATCTGCGTTTCTTAGGTCAATTCAAGGGGGAATAG
- a CDS encoding winged helix-turn-helix transcriptional regulator: MEQIKVTEFSLCPKFEKAFTILGKKWNGLILDVLLEGGPQRFVELANNVPEVSDRVLVERLRELEREGIVTKESNLYRLTEKGTDLEKSLISVKNWSEKWITPEECS, from the coding sequence ATGGAGCAAATCAAAGTGACGGAATTTTCACTGTGTCCCAAGTTCGAAAAAGCATTCACGATTTTAGGTAAAAAGTGGAATGGATTGATTTTGGATGTGTTGCTGGAAGGCGGTCCCCAACGTTTTGTGGAACTAGCCAATAATGTGCCTGAAGTAAGTGACCGCGTCTTAGTGGAACGTTTGCGAGAACTGGAACGGGAAGGAATTGTTACCAAAGAATCGAATCTGTACAGATTGACTGAAAAAGGAACTGATTTGGAAAAAAGTCTTATTTCAGTTAAAAATTGGAGTGAAAAATGGATCACGCCTGAAGAATGCAGTTGA
- the addA gene encoding helicase-exonuclease AddAB subunit AddA, producing MTDIPLKPQNERFTDRQWQAIFDKGDNLLVSASAGSGKTTVLVRRVIEKLKSGSNIDELLIVTFTEAAAREMKERIQEALQEAINQDPDPDRRSHFTKQLVLLPMANISTLHAFCMTVIRRFYFLIDLDPVFRMLTDETEILLLKEEIWDELREEKYAEKEEIFFQLTENFSGDRSDEGLTDLIMSLYTFARANPDPKAWLADLKKNYEVPNGLENTPLYQTQIRPLLMESVEMALEHYQQAYRLAEFDPAFEKIYHLIEREYAQIKRFYEALENNDLNAAYAQVEGFDLKQRFPGLRKAEYKALSDEINELRKSGRSYVENAVNDTLPFSPARMTELMEKSLPLVEEMAELTREFLERYQLRKQERKVLDFNDLEHFALQILQGDGTGSEASRYYRRKFEEVLVDEYQDVNRLQETLLSWVRSEKTPGNMFMVGDVKQSIYAFRLADPTLFIEKYLNFEKEEGGRRIVLAENFRSRKEVLSFTNLIFQQLMDERVGQIPYDDAAALIPGFPNFPDSDQFQTELLIYEKEVADDPDVVETKTEGELNIVALKIRELIDQGFKIYDKKAGVNRPVEYRDIVLLTPTKKNNLDILDVFKKFNIPLEVNDAQNYFQATEIRTMISLMQIIDNPYNDIPLAAVLRSPIVGLHEDELAEIRLADKNADFYQALLTFADTAEESDLLEKVLRFLDQLERWRDHSKKQAIPDLLWEIYEESAYLDYILGLPAGQQRYANLIALVDRAQSYERSSFRGLYQFIRFIEKMQEKDKDLAEPLAIPAENAVRVMTIHASKGLEFPVVFLLDMSKNFNNQDFTNNYIFEEQLGAGIQYVEPERRVRYETMPYQAIKQLRLKKAFSEEMRKLYVALTRAEQKLFLVGSYKDRGDAFKKWSEALSQKELVLNPVLRMKKTQILMNWVGMSLVRHPDMEKFFPEAVGKSFTVHSDTHFKIQWWNQEQIMSAVNELETKPEEQLITVAAIDEAEFSALHKRLDYRYPYEKAPKTTSYQSVSEIKRIFDDPDNLDDTRLAWQSSQEQATFRQYRYAEERLARPRFIEQTSSDAASVGTATHTVMQMLPLDRKPTEESIDGFIQELIDASVLDVPVAKKIDRKSLLWFFETQLGEQLLDQTEKVKREQPFAMLKNAQQIFMDYDDTEDDLLIHGIIDGFINYEDHLVLYDLKTDHVIGGNIDPLKEKYRGQLKLYQEALEEAYQKPVTEVYLVLLSGRQLVKMA from the coding sequence ATGACTGATATCCCTTTAAAGCCCCAGAACGAACGATTTACTGATCGACAGTGGCAAGCGATTTTCGATAAAGGGGATAACTTGTTGGTTTCAGCTTCTGCTGGTTCTGGAAAAACGACGGTCTTGGTTCGTCGAGTGATTGAAAAATTAAAAAGCGGCAGTAATATCGATGAATTGCTGATCGTGACCTTTACAGAAGCCGCCGCTCGGGAAATGAAGGAGCGGATCCAAGAAGCGTTGCAAGAAGCGATCAATCAAGATCCGGATCCTGATCGCCGGAGCCACTTCACCAAACAATTGGTCTTGCTGCCGATGGCGAATATCTCGACACTCCACGCATTTTGTATGACTGTCATCCGCCGGTTTTACTTTTTGATCGACCTTGACCCAGTCTTTCGTATGCTGACAGACGAGACAGAAATCTTGTTGTTGAAAGAAGAGATCTGGGATGAACTGCGAGAAGAAAAGTATGCAGAAAAAGAAGAGATCTTCTTTCAACTGACAGAAAATTTTTCCGGGGATCGTTCTGACGAAGGATTGACTGACTTGATCATGTCGCTGTATACCTTTGCCAGAGCCAATCCGGATCCTAAAGCATGGCTGGCTGATCTGAAGAAAAATTATGAAGTTCCGAACGGTTTGGAAAATACTCCGCTGTATCAAACACAGATCAGACCGCTCTTGATGGAATCCGTCGAGATGGCACTGGAGCATTATCAGCAAGCCTATCGTCTGGCTGAATTCGATCCGGCGTTTGAAAAAATCTATCATTTGATCGAGCGGGAATACGCTCAGATCAAACGATTTTATGAAGCACTTGAAAACAATGATCTGAATGCCGCATATGCGCAAGTAGAAGGTTTTGATTTGAAGCAGCGTTTCCCAGGTTTGCGGAAAGCCGAATACAAAGCATTGTCTGATGAAATCAATGAATTGCGCAAATCCGGTCGTAGCTATGTAGAAAACGCAGTGAACGATACCCTGCCTTTTTCTCCAGCGCGTATGACTGAATTGATGGAAAAATCATTGCCATTAGTGGAAGAAATGGCGGAGCTGACTCGAGAATTTCTTGAGCGCTATCAGCTTCGCAAACAAGAAAGAAAAGTGCTGGACTTCAACGACTTGGAACACTTTGCTTTGCAGATCCTGCAAGGAGACGGCACCGGCAGTGAAGCTTCCAGATATTATCGGAGAAAATTTGAAGAAGTTTTAGTCGATGAATATCAAGACGTCAATCGACTGCAAGAAACACTTTTGTCGTGGGTTCGTTCCGAAAAAACACCAGGGAATATGTTCATGGTAGGAGATGTCAAGCAGTCGATTTACGCCTTTCGCTTAGCGGACCCCACACTGTTTATTGAAAAATATCTAAATTTTGAGAAGGAAGAAGGAGGCAGACGGATCGTTTTGGCGGAAAATTTCCGTTCGCGAAAAGAAGTTTTGTCTTTTACCAATCTGATTTTCCAACAACTGATGGATGAACGCGTCGGTCAGATTCCTTATGATGATGCCGCCGCGCTGATTCCGGGTTTTCCAAATTTTCCAGACAGCGATCAGTTTCAAACGGAGCTGTTGATCTATGAAAAAGAAGTCGCTGACGATCCTGACGTGGTGGAAACCAAGACGGAAGGAGAACTGAATATCGTCGCGTTGAAGATTCGCGAACTGATCGACCAAGGATTTAAAATCTATGATAAAAAAGCTGGGGTCAATCGTCCGGTTGAATATCGCGATATCGTATTATTAACACCTACCAAAAAGAACAATTTGGATATCTTGGATGTCTTCAAAAAATTCAATATCCCGCTAGAAGTGAATGACGCGCAAAATTATTTCCAAGCTACTGAGATTCGTACAATGATCAGTCTTATGCAGATCATCGACAATCCTTACAATGATATTCCATTGGCGGCGGTTCTGCGTTCGCCGATCGTCGGCTTACATGAAGATGAGCTGGCGGAAATTCGGCTGGCAGACAAGAATGCTGATTTTTACCAAGCGTTGCTGACGTTTGCAGATACCGCGGAAGAATCCGATCTGTTAGAAAAAGTCTTGCGTTTTCTTGATCAGCTGGAACGCTGGCGGGATCATTCGAAAAAACAAGCGATCCCGGATCTTTTATGGGAAATCTATGAAGAATCCGCATATCTCGATTACATCTTAGGACTGCCGGCTGGTCAACAGCGTTATGCGAACCTGATCGCATTGGTGGATCGGGCGCAAAGTTACGAGCGCAGCAGCTTCCGAGGATTGTATCAATTTATCCGATTTATCGAAAAAATGCAGGAAAAAGATAAAGATTTAGCAGAACCATTAGCGATCCCGGCGGAAAATGCCGTTCGTGTTATGACGATCCACGCAAGTAAAGGGTTGGAATTTCCAGTTGTCTTTTTGCTGGATATGTCTAAAAACTTCAACAATCAAGATTTTACTAACAATTATATTTTTGAAGAACAGTTGGGGGCAGGGATCCAATATGTGGAACCGGAACGCCGCGTCCGCTACGAAACGATGCCCTATCAAGCCATCAAACAGCTGCGTTTAAAGAAAGCTTTTTCTGAAGAAATGCGGAAACTGTATGTCGCTTTGACTCGTGCGGAACAAAAGCTGTTTTTAGTAGGTTCTTATAAAGATCGCGGGGATGCTTTCAAAAAATGGAGCGAAGCGTTGTCGCAAAAAGAGCTGGTCTTAAATCCGGTGTTGCGGATGAAGAAAACACAGATCTTGATGAACTGGGTCGGGATGAGTTTAGTGCGTCATCCTGATATGGAAAAATTTTTCCCGGAAGCTGTCGGAAAATCCTTTACTGTCCATTCCGATACTCATTTTAAGATTCAGTGGTGGAATCAAGAACAGATCATGTCAGCGGTCAATGAATTGGAAACAAAGCCGGAAGAGCAGCTTATCACAGTTGCTGCTATCGATGAAGCTGAATTTTCAGCTTTACACAAACGTTTGGATTATCGTTATCCTTATGAAAAAGCGCCTAAAACGACCAGCTATCAATCTGTTTCCGAGATCAAGCGGATCTTTGATGATCCTGATAATCTGGATGACACTCGTTTAGCTTGGCAGAGTTCACAGGAACAAGCGACTTTTCGACAATATCGTTATGCAGAAGAGCGTTTGGCAAGACCGCGTTTTATCGAACAAACTTCATCAGATGCCGCAAGTGTTGGTACAGCGACCCATACAGTAATGCAGATGCTTCCATTGGATAGAAAGCCGACAGAAGAGAGTATCGACGGTTTTATTCAAGAACTTATCGATGCCAGCGTACTTGATGTACCGGTGGCTAAAAAAATCGATCGAAAAAGTCTGCTGTGGTTCTTTGAAACACAGTTAGGGGAACAACTGCTTGATCAGACAGAGAAAGTAAAAAGGGAACAGCCTTTTGCCATGCTGAAAAATGCTCAGCAGATCTTTATGGATTATGATGATACGGAAGATGATCTGCTGATCCACGGTATCATCGATGGGTTCATCAATTATGAGGATCATTTAGTTTTATATGATCTCAAAACGGATCATGTCATAGGCGGCAATATCGATCCTTTGAAAGAAAAATATCGCGGACAATTAAAGCTTTACCAAGAAGCATTGGAAGAAGCTTACCAAAAACCCGTAACGGAAGTCTATCTAGTCTTGCTTTCAGGACGACAATTAGTTAAAATGGCGTGA
- a CDS encoding PD-(D/E)XK nuclease family protein, whose protein sequence is MSLQFLLGAGKHDHQQSYLQKAKEWLANDPENQVFFLVPNYNKFEQERQILSGLKQGEEFSTIRTQVFSFHRLAWYFLQQTGLLSKNVISEVGSAMIMRRVLQQLSEQLTIYRGEVTKDGFIQQLLSVVSELQMGNIQPEDLLIQLQSQQTNEADQQLKFKDLMMIYTAYQNELLERELQVENPIATLTRYLNEEQESFSSAPDLSKTLFIVTGFSSFNAQELLLLGTLMVKGALYVSLLLDRPYPAEMPSPLNLFREAGTAYFQLKSFAAENQIPVLFDEKAPSQPASCLTEVERLWRMTQNQEPFEQQQPIDDCLQIWKTVNPEEEIRQIGVEIRKLVAENPQLRYKDIQLLTVDPDLYGQLIPSVFNELDIPFYLDREWYMDQHPLVEFLQSLFAIQRYNYRLPDILRLLKTELFLPQELTTDTERNAAQTLFRGYIDQTENVALENNFQGKEWLRGEDWQVIRFDYEQSELEETKELTRITNFVRRNFRDQIAAFLQDLKTAEKGEDAVRKLYTFLINTGVEQQLVFWRNQDIEEGRLDLARNHEQTWNALMELMDDYLQIYGEDPFDFSVFQGIFSTGLESATYGKIPTALDQVGINRLPLARPDQAKITFAIGLNEQAFPQTVEERSLLTSEDRQRLNEQLSDRQYLRDEVSDALSQAPLIAYHVFLSATERLYLSYASNYDTHQNIGISPYINRLVTYLNISVTERRPLNETSQPDNYVGTYRNLITRLNDIYRQADDQKATIPAIWHSLENLLLRSHWAALAKRVFESRAHQNVPVSLSPELAKKLYGKDIYTSISRLESFYNCEFKYFSNFGLRLKERQIYGLNPMMTGEFFHDALDQFLSLLIERNLVLQEMNEQQREQFVDEILVRVFGEPRFHVMDSSARLNYIRYQLGKTVKKVTWALQKQSQHSHMSPIQTEVLFGQIAGQKGIAGLEFPLTSGGKLHVRGKIDRIDVAADEDNTWLSVVDYKSSHRQFDVVDAYYGLAMQLVTYLDVALTDAVQLIGTPAVKPGGAYYMHIHNPVLKPEETGEKDQLKKYQYDGLFVDDPHVFHRLDSSLEPKETSALFPLKMDKEGQLQKATKNSPKFYTEDELQLLIQHNRKQMQQAAEKIISGEIDLNPAYKGKERIACQFCPFRSICDFDVMLPENNYHRLEKLSKDDVMKRMEEEEND, encoded by the coding sequence ATGTCGTTACAATTTTTATTAGGTGCTGGCAAACACGACCACCAGCAATCCTATTTGCAAAAAGCAAAAGAATGGTTAGCCAATGATCCTGAGAATCAAGTTTTTTTCTTGGTTCCCAATTACAATAAATTTGAACAAGAACGGCAGATCCTGTCAGGTCTGAAACAAGGAGAAGAATTCAGTACGATCCGCACGCAGGTGTTCAGTTTTCACCGATTGGCATGGTATTTTTTACAACAGACAGGTTTGCTGTCGAAAAATGTCATTTCCGAAGTCGGCAGCGCCATGATCATGCGGCGGGTATTGCAGCAGTTGAGTGAACAGCTGACGATTTATCGCGGCGAAGTAACAAAAGACGGGTTTATTCAGCAATTGCTGTCAGTAGTTTCCGAGTTGCAGATGGGCAATATTCAGCCGGAAGACTTGCTGATCCAACTGCAATCCCAACAAACCAATGAAGCAGATCAGCAATTGAAGTTCAAAGATCTGATGATGATTTACACTGCTTATCAGAACGAGCTTTTAGAGCGGGAATTGCAAGTGGAAAATCCTATCGCTACATTGACAAGATATTTAAATGAGGAGCAGGAGAGTTTTTCTTCCGCACCAGATCTGTCCAAGACACTTTTTATCGTGACCGGTTTTTCATCATTTAATGCGCAAGAACTGTTATTGTTGGGGACATTGATGGTGAAAGGGGCACTGTATGTCTCATTGCTGTTGGACCGTCCCTATCCTGCTGAAATGCCATCGCCGTTGAACCTGTTTCGGGAAGCTGGGACTGCTTATTTTCAGTTGAAATCTTTTGCGGCGGAAAATCAGATTCCAGTCTTATTTGATGAAAAAGCACCGTCGCAACCGGCATCTTGCTTGACAGAAGTTGAACGGCTATGGCGGATGACGCAAAATCAAGAACCTTTTGAGCAACAACAGCCCATCGATGATTGTCTGCAGATCTGGAAGACTGTCAATCCGGAAGAAGAAATTCGTCAGATCGGTGTGGAGATCCGCAAATTAGTAGCCGAAAATCCACAGCTGAGGTATAAGGATATCCAACTGCTGACCGTAGACCCTGATCTGTATGGTCAGTTGATCCCGTCTGTATTCAATGAATTGGATATTCCGTTTTATCTCGATCGGGAATGGTATATGGATCAGCATCCCCTCGTGGAATTTCTGCAATCTTTATTTGCGATCCAGCGTTACAATTATCGTTTGCCGGATATCTTACGCCTATTGAAGACAGAATTGTTTTTGCCGCAAGAATTGACGACGGATACGGAACGTAATGCGGCGCAAACCTTATTTCGCGGCTATATAGATCAAACGGAAAATGTTGCACTGGAAAATAATTTTCAAGGAAAAGAATGGCTGCGGGGAGAAGACTGGCAGGTCATTCGCTTTGACTATGAACAAAGTGAATTAGAAGAAACAAAAGAATTGACCCGGATCACGAATTTTGTCCGCCGCAATTTTCGGGATCAGATCGCCGCTTTTTTACAAGACTTAAAAACCGCGGAAAAAGGGGAGGATGCAGTAAGAAAACTGTATACCTTTTTGATCAATACCGGTGTAGAGCAGCAGCTTGTTTTTTGGCGGAATCAAGATATCGAAGAAGGCAGATTGGATCTGGCACGCAACCATGAACAGACATGGAACGCATTGATGGAGCTGATGGATGATTATCTGCAGATCTATGGCGAAGATCCATTTGATTTTTCTGTTTTTCAAGGAATTTTCTCCACAGGTTTGGAAAGTGCCACTTATGGGAAAATTCCTACAGCATTAGACCAAGTAGGGATCAACCGATTGCCGTTAGCGCGGCCGGATCAAGCGAAGATCACATTTGCGATCGGTTTAAATGAGCAAGCTTTTCCGCAAACGGTAGAAGAGCGGAGTCTGCTTACGAGTGAAGATCGACAACGTTTGAATGAACAGTTAAGCGACCGGCAATATTTACGGGATGAAGTCAGCGACGCGCTTTCTCAAGCACCGCTGATTGCTTATCATGTATTTCTTTCGGCAACGGAACGTCTTTATCTGTCTTATGCTTCGAATTACGATACGCATCAAAATATTGGCATATCACCTTATATCAATCGTTTAGTAACGTATTTAAATATTTCTGTGACTGAACGTCGACCATTAAATGAAACAAGCCAACCAGACAACTATGTCGGAACGTATCGAAACCTTATCACTCGCTTGAATGATATCTATCGGCAAGCGGACGACCAAAAAGCAACGATCCCGGCGATTTGGCACAGTTTGGAGAACCTGTTGCTGAGATCACATTGGGCAGCGTTGGCTAAGCGGGTCTTTGAAAGCCGCGCCCATCAAAATGTGCCTGTCAGTTTGTCGCCGGAATTGGCGAAAAAATTATATGGAAAAGATATTTATACTTCTATCTCACGGTTGGAAAGTTTTTATAACTGTGAATTCAAATATTTCTCCAACTTTGGGCTTCGGTTGAAAGAACGCCAGATTTATGGCTTGAACCCTATGATGACTGGTGAATTTTTCCATGATGCATTGGATCAATTTCTTTCATTATTGATCGAACGCAATTTAGTTTTGCAAGAAATGAACGAACAACAACGAGAACAGTTTGTTGATGAAATCTTGGTACGAGTATTTGGCGAACCGCGATTCCATGTGATGGACAGTTCCGCGCGCTTGAACTATATCCGCTATCAATTAGGCAAGACTGTCAAGAAAGTCACTTGGGCGTTGCAAAAACAAAGTCAGCATTCCCATATGTCGCCGATCCAGACTGAAGTTTTGTTTGGACAGATCGCTGGTCAAAAAGGGATCGCCGGCTTGGAGTTCCCATTAACTAGCGGTGGCAAGCTCCATGTTCGCGGCAAGATCGATCGGATAGATGTTGCCGCTGATGAAGATAATACATGGCTTTCTGTTGTGGATTATAAATCCAGTCATCGGCAATTCGACGTGGTAGATGCATATTATGGATTGGCGATGCAATTAGTGACCTATCTGGATGTCGCTTTGACAGATGCTGTACAGCTTATCGGTACGCCGGCCGTCAAACCGGGGGGCGCCTATTATATGCACATCCACAATCCGGTGCTAAAACCAGAGGAGACTGGAGAAAAAGATCAGCTGAAAAAATATCAGTATGATGGATTATTTGTAGATGATCCCCACGTTTTCCATCGATTAGACAGTTCATTGGAACCAAAGGAAACGTCTGCGCTATTTCCATTGAAGATGGATAAAGAGGGGCAATTACAAAAAGCGACAAAAAATTCGCCGAAGTTTTATACTGAGGATGAATTGCAGTTGTTGATCCAGCATAACCGCAAGCAAATGCAGCAGGCCGCAGAAAAAATCATTTCCGGTGAAATCGATTTGAACCCGGCATATAAAGGAAAAGAACGGATCGCCTGCCAATTTTGTCCTTTCCGCAGTATTTGCGATTTTGATGTGATGCTGCCGGAAAACAACTATCATCGTCTGGAAAAATTATCTAAGGATGATGTGATGAAACGAATGGAGGAAGAAGAAAATGACTGA